One window of the Salvia splendens isolate huo1 chromosome 1, SspV2, whole genome shotgun sequence genome contains the following:
- the LOC121744873 gene encoding uncharacterized protein LOC121744873, with amino-acid sequence MSADEICDQNLIDGVPDLAVQDQKKDNCTESGETNPNSSSIANHHGFCAICLNKIVLQETALVKGCEHAYCVTCILKWASCKKEPTCPQCKHGFEFLNVHRALDGSIHDYMFEESVCLLLRASWFTPLVLVEREEVAYEETEYYDEDEEDLDDVYLDSSSSLRIGNRRWGGNGFVRAGRQEARPVYRPNVQDSGAGPSRRAEKKETKETVGRRAKRTQKREAADKAAAVKHQQHLARLGRLQV; translated from the exons ATGTCTGCTGATGAGATCTGTGATCAGAATCTAATTGACGGTGTTCCAGATCTCGCAGTGCAAGATCAG AAGAAGGATAACTGTACAGAATCAGGGGAGACTAATCCTAACAGTAGTAGTATTGCTAATCATCACGGTTTCTGTGCGATCTGTTTGAACAAAATCGTTCTTCAAGAAACCGCTCTTGTAAAAGGTTGCGAGCACGCCTACTG TGTGACCTGCATCCTGAAGTGGGCTTCGTGCAAGAAGGAACCCACGTGTCCTCAGTGTAAACATGGATTTGAGTTCCTTAATGTTCATCGGGCACTTGATGGGAG CATTCATGATTACATGTTCGAGGAGAGTGTCTGCCTTCTTCTAAGGGCCTCATGGTTTACACCTTTGGTTTTGGTGGAACGGGAGGAGGTAGCATATGAGGAAACAGAGTACTATGATGAGGACGAAGAAGACCTGGATGACGTTTACTTAGATAGCTCCTCAAGTCTCCGCATTGGAAACCGTAGATGGGGGGGCAACGGGTTTGTTAGGGCAGGAAGACAAGAAGCAAGGCCAGTTTATCGCCCGAATGTCCAGGACTCAGGTGCTGGACCATCTCGCCGGGCAGAGAAGAAAGAGACCAAGGAAACAGTCGGGCGACGAGCAAAAAGGACTCAGAAGCGCGAAGCTGCAGACAAGGCTGCTGCAGTGAAGCATCAGCAGCATCTAGCGAGGCTGGGCCGCTTGCAGGTATGA